The Pomacea canaliculata isolate SZHN2017 linkage group LG14, ASM307304v1, whole genome shotgun sequence genomic sequence AATTATGAAATCAGGCTTACAATGGAAAAGTTGTACACCAAATCTAGAGCATAAATGCGTCGTCCTGATGGCAGCTCATCTCGGTATCAGACAGCGGTCTCAGCTTGTGACTACTGGGCCTGCAAGAAACAAATTGCTAAAGTCTATTCTTATGACAACACTTAAGTACTTCAAACATGCACTTTGTAACTTTAGCATTAGCATCCTTTTTGTATGTTCTGGGTTATAGAGATAATCCTGTTCATGTTTCAGTTCACAGAGGTATGCAGAAAGCAAGCCCTCACCCCTGCCCCATTTAAAACCAACACTATTCTTGTGAACTATTATTCCTATTCACTCCACTCACCTGAGGGGCTGTACAAGATGCCGCAAACTAATGCTTGGAGcaatttcttctgtcttcagcGAACCAAATACATCCAGACGGCAGATCCCAAGAGGCGCTTgctattttacagaaataaaattttaagtaaaatcAGATTCTTTGATACATATTTGATAACACATTAAAATGTCTGCCCTATGTTTCCTCccttgttaataataataaaaagaaatgcaggACACCTGGCCATTTATTTCTCCTTGAGCATTCACCTAGTATATCTTTAAAAGGCTCTGATGACCCCAGTTCTATTTTATGGTTTAAAAGCCAAGACAGtcgaggggagggaggaaaTTTGAGTCATGTCATCAACAGATCAGAACATGCTTCCAGAACAAGTTCTTCTTTGGTATCTAGAACTTGtgcaacagagaaagaaagctgtCGAGAGAGTGTTCCAAGAACATGGAATTGTGCAGGCAAACAGACCTCAGAAAAGCTCTTACCATAACTGGTGATCCACCCATCAATTGACAGCCGCTGAAGGTGATGGAATAATCAAGAGTGCTCTCTCCTAAATTGGCCCACCATTTGGCCACGCACAGTTCAAGGGTCACATTAGGCTGAAGAAAATGAGTCATTAATAAAAACTGTGTGAATCCACAGACATGGAGTGAAATTctaatcattattttaattatcataataattatCCAGATTTTATGGGGACTTTTTTGGGCcaatgcatttaaaatgaaacaaagtggCAATGATTTGGGATAATTCATTTTAATATAGCATGAAACCTTAATTTTGTGATCCTTGATGTAACGATATCCTCAGTATAACATTAAATTTTGGAGGTCCTGGTTAAAGCCCCATATACCCAATACTTTTCAATCCTTGAATTATCATTTTCTTCAGTGTAACTTTCAATGATGACAACTATTCTGAATCAACAGGTCCACCACCGACAGTGTCTGAAAACCTCATAGTGTTGGAAACGTTACAGAAGTTTGCCTACAGTGCACATGGGAGTGGAAATATGTTCAGACACTTGCAACTCGCGGAAAATATTATGTTGCAGGTGCAGGGACAATGCACAAAGTACTGTATAAAAACGGTAAGAATGTTGCTGCTCAACTGTTCTACTTTTACAACGTAGTATATTTAGACAGGATTGTGATATGCAGTGCCTATCATACTTTCTCAATGTTTGGATGTAATCTGaagcaaataaaagtgtttcctTGATGTAACACTTTTCCTTGATTTAACGTTTATTTTTGGCGGCATCTTGAGAAACGTAAAATGGAGGTTTTACTGTTTATAAATTACTTGAAATTGTGTATAATATCGACACAATTTAGTACAAGAGAGTGACTAACTCAAATGTGCTCATCATTATGCAACCCCAATTTCTTAATAATGTAATTCAAGCACGCAAACCTGTCAATGGAAAGTGCAAACCATGTTCTCTCTTGCCACAAGCATACACTTCCATTACTTGCATTATGAGAATGAGCAATGTTTGCATTCTCTTCACCATTAATTATCACAAGTTTTAAAGAAATCCTCTGAAATGGACAGGTAAAACTTACAATAACTGAGAATGCTTGAGTTGTGTCTCCCCTGTCTCCAATGGTCACAAGCTTTTCAAACTCATGTGACCTATATTCTGTCTGAGGAAACAGCTGCAAGGCATGCAATAAAATTCGGCAGCTTTTCTCTGTATCTTGTGAACTAAGGTgaacaactggaaaaaaaagagtcaACAATGCTTGATCATATTCTAAAAAGTTCTGCCatcaaatggaaaaaatatcttaaaatgttcatagcaagtgaaaaataaagctgGCCTGAGTGTTTATCCAATTCTATCCAGTTTTATCATTGTACTATCATAGCAACAAATACACAGCTTGAAGCTAGTATTTCAGAACTGCTGATGAGTGTCTCAGTCCATCCAGTCAACATGTCAACTCTTTTCCTTTACAATATTtggagaatattttaaagaagagaCTATATATTGCTAGAACTGTTTCAAGCAAGCAACAATATTCATACAATAGTCAGTTTATATAAACCTTCAAGTAAAGTAATATTTGATTGAATTTCAaacttaatttaaatattatatgaCATGATAATGATCAGAAATGAAATCTAAATCCCTGTCTATCTTTACATCGGATAATCttttatggaaaataaaaaaattagggGTTAAATAAAATGCCTCTAAGTTATATATAGTTAACAAGTTCTACTCATGAGGTGAACAATAGACTTCGTCTTTAACTCTTCCCTTACAGTCTGCACCCACAAATGCGAACATCTTCATAGCTCTATAGCTCAGTTGCACTGATACACTTGTAATGaataagataaagaaaatatcctGGTCAACAAGTCGTACTTGTTATAGTATTTGTGGAAACTGACTTGCTGTTACCTACCTGCATAAGAAGCACCATCAGGTACAGAAATGAAATGACGTCTTATCTGACCCGGACACAAAGTCATGTTGTCAAACTTGAGGGTGTATGTAACCGTATCTTTAATTctgaagaaagaattaaaaaagaaagcatgaaagTTACAGCTGCATCTAAatcttttgtaatgaagactggcgtaagacggttgaatattatcaccaacaatcttcttgatggtcatagactggattttgcacaagacaacaacaccgtatccagtggaccttcaccaaacagctagaggatctggactttgcagatgacattagtcttcTATCTCaccggcaacaacatgcacataccaaactgagtaagctagcagaggaagcaggaagactggcttaaaggtcaacagaaagaagaccgaagtgacgataatcaacaacaagcagaaacttccaatccaacttcgaggagagaacatcctggaaacagatcgttacatgtatctggggagcattgtcaacaaggacagtggagcggacaatgacaacaaaagccgcatcaacaaggccaggcatgctttcaacagcctacgcccagtctagaactcccgagcattatccttcagcagtaagactcGCATCTTTAACACCAATGTAAAAGCAGTCTagctgtatggttctgaaacctggagagtgacaaacgccatgaacaacaagctccagacctttaccaaccaatgcctacgccatattctgggaataagatggcctgaaaagatctccaacagcagcctgtggaaaagaaccaatcagaatgccactagccaagacatcaaaaattcaaatggggctggatacaccctgcgcaaaccagctgacaccattatcaggcaggcacttgactggaaccctcaggggaagaggagagttgggaaaccaaagcagacttggaaaagaacagtagaaagcaaGGCAAAAGACATCAGAACCGCATGGGCCCAACAggagggctgcccaaaaccgggtccactggcgaggtgttgttgtggcactacgctcctcgaggagtaacaaggaataaactaaactaccTAAACTGATGAAGAATGCTTTATAatagatgtttattattttttaacttttcagaTACAAAAAGGCTGTGAAAGAATACAGAATGGAAATATACAATGCTAGCAAAACATTACCCAAACACACCTGCAGATGACTGAAACTTACCTTGTGGGAATGATCACAGATATAGGTAGTCGGAATAAAGGACCTTTGTCTATACACTGTACATCATATGCACAAATCTGCAAGTATAGCCATAATGTACACTTTTATTGCTACTATTTGAGACATATTTTACCATGTGTATTTGTTTAGACTCAAGTAATAAATATCCCATAGTTTTGGATTTCCAAAACAGTAGGATTTTGTGACATACAATGATCAGACCTGACACCTCCACAAAGACGACATACAATTTCAGTAGATAAGGTTGGGAAAAAGGATGCTACTctgatagtttaaaaaaaaaaaaaaaaaaattaggatgtTTTCAGGTTTCATTCAAGGCAAAGGGTTTCTAACaatgcagaaaataattaagtgaaagcaaaacatgcccaaaataaaataaaataccaaGTCAGAAAGAAGGCCAACATGACTTAGAAATAAGCTTTTCTACTTTCTGCTGCATTCATTATAGTGATAAAAGGGAGATGAAAAGTTAAATCTTActaataatagttttaaaaatctccTTTTCTGTAGCCCAAGTTTCATTCAGTTTCTCTTACCTCCGTGTAATGGGCACCTTCTGGAAGACCACGGGGATCCACTTGTATAGAAAATGAACGACTAGCATTCATCAGTTCAAAATGAACAGGGTATTTGACCCAGCTTTTATCACAGGTCAAGATTAGCTGAGTAGAAAAGGCAATCTTTTCTTCCTGAGCTGCAAACAGCATTGACATGTCACTAGACCAAACTTATGTTTAGGTTCGCATATTCCCCCTACCtcccaacacatacacactacccTCCTCCAACCAACCTTTATTTTTCAACTTTCCATGCttgatgaaaatagaaagagTTAATCATCTGTTTAAATGGCAGTtcagcatttgttttcatttcattctttacTAATGAAACCAAAACTTACGTGTCTTCTCCCCAAACATAGGTTCAACATTAATGGTAGTCTCTGTTGGTTTCTGCAGCTGGGAGAGCTCACGAAGGTAGATGCCACGATTGTTTCCTTGACATGTAACACTAAAGTGGACATTGCGTTCCTGCTGATTTGCATACTGGCATATATGCTCAAATGCTTTCTCCACCTGAAACAGAAAACCAGGACCAAACATAAACAACGCTATGCTAAGAGTACTGTGTCTAAAGGGTTTTTGCTTCTCCTCAAACTTCTTATGGTCCCAGTTCTCTGCATATATTAAAGATCTTCCATGccatacacatatacagaaataaaatttacctGAAGAATACCTCGACCCATAGCAAAGGGATccatattttcattaaatttggcAGTGTTCTCTAGACCTCTCCTCACACAAAATGGTGTGTATTGAACTCCCCGTGCCTTCAGCGCAGACAAAATTAAGGCTGGAAATACAAAGCTTTCATCATCAAgacactgcatttttttctgcttgttttaaCATTCAGAAAATTCACATTTGAATCTAAACTTCAGCAATAATTCTGCACTAATGACACAAAAGCATATTCTTTGGAATtcagaatgctttttttttcagcattttgtaaaaaaaattgctgacttttaaaaaaccctTCTGAACAATAAGGGACCAttacaatgaaacaaaatgcaTCATATGGTTAGTTATAGTCCCTGCACATCAACACACAGACTTCAGTGCCTACTAAAGATTTATTGCCTTCATGATGTAATGCACTGTACTATAAACTCACTCAGTACCTAGTTTACTAATACTGACCAATTCCGCCACATGCATTGGGACTACTCATGCTGGTTCCGTTCATCAGCTGTGAACAACGTAGAGTCCAGTTTGGAACAGAGGCAATGGCACCACCAGGTGCAGAGATGCAAATACCCAAGGCTCCATCACTCCTATACATAGAGTATTGTATACTCAAATAATAACAGCttaaaacaataacacaaatattgatttaacatcattttaactatttaaagattttaaatgacatttcagaaaattaataataacgATAATAATGCTTTGTTGTTGAAAATCATTCTGGAAAATGCTAAAAGCAATGGGTTGACGTTATCTTAGCTTCTGATGGAAACTACCCACCAACTCTTTCACTAGAGCCAAAAACAATGTGAACAATTTAAACTAAAATCAGATTTGCATAAATGTAGCAACCCTTCCCACTACCACCTAACTGGTCATTCTACATTTATGCATAACTTTTTTCCTGACTCTACAAAAAGCATTTAAAGTGGTCTAATTAAACTTCTAAAGGTGCAAAAGCCAAACATACACAGGCCCTCTGGAAGACCAGGTGTAATGCATGGCTGGAAGCTTTTCTCGCAGTGAATACTCAGCTGCCATCATCTCAGGTGTGACATAAGCTCCCACACCTGTGAAAAATAAGAAGGTAAATTTAAGAACATAAACAGTGTTAATGCatttgagagacagagagaaagagtgctGCTGAACCAGTGAAGTGACCTCCAAATCACCAAAGTTGAAAAGACCCTTGGCATTGTTTCTCAAACTCGATGAGACACTTGGCACCCGGTAGTGTAGGGGTTAAAACACTGTTTTGGGAAAATGTATGTGACCTGCTCGCAGGGGTTTTTCTACGGGTACTCCAGTTTTGTCAATAACATGAGTAAGGCCTGAATCATCAACCTTCTGGCCAAAAATCCTGTGTAGTGATCACAATGATATGAAGCTTCCTTTTTTCTTACTTGAGGTttcaaaaaataacttttgactCATCATAACTTGCAGGATAGGAGAAAAAAGAACCAAGTAATATCAGCATGTTTTACTTGTCCAAAAgtagcaataaaaaataacagcCAATAAAGTTTCACATTAATAATCAAGTTTTCTTCCAAGGGTAGCAATACATATATTAATCTGTCAAAAGTAATACCTGATAAAGACAACAGTCAAAAGTAATAATGGATAAAGACAATCATCAACAAAAGCAATTTATTATTCCTCCAAAACTGCCAACAAACCCTACAGCTATcctccaaaacaaaataataaaaagttattatttcATCAAATGTGGCAACAAAGCAGGCAGTTATCAGCCAGAAATTATAACAGACAAAGACACTCACCAATAATAGCACTGGTTGTTCCGCCAGGTGTTCCCACAGTTGACAGGGCTGGCCCATTGTTGCCAGCACTTGACACAAATATCACCCCATGCTTGGTGACAACTTCACTCAAAATTTCACATACACGccttgaggaaaaaaaaaaaggattcacATTGTGTTAcctaaactatttttatatcattcactactgttttgtttttagctttaATGTCAACatacttattttgattgtgcACAGACACAATAAATGATTTTCAATTAGGAGGGAGTACATGTTAACAAACTTTCTCAAACTTCTCATTATCACTGATAACAACAGAATGTCTTGCCAAACTCCTGCACTCAATATTTTGAAAGGATAACCTTAGTCAAACCTGCAATTCAGTTTGAGGTAGATGgctcataaataaaacataatttttattttacaagaaaatgcactgtcattattttttttctttggaagggAGTTAGTTCTCACAGGTGAATTCTGTGATGTTGAAAGAAACAGATTCTTATCAAAATTATGAGGATTTATACTTTATGGTGAATAAAGCAagatatgtgaaaaaaaattcctcctaATAGCCTTTAAAAATTTGACTACCAACAAGACTTCCTcaaactttatatatttatggtCAACGTAAACCCTTCCTAAAGTATGCCATTCATCAAACACTGACATGCAGCACATAGCAACAGCACAAGGCACACAGTTCATAGCTACAGCTAACACCCCACAGCTCAAGCCATGCCTTAACTACACAGCCAAATCCAGCTTTACCACCCAACAGGaccatgaaaacatttcaatgaTGCATTCTTGTACATCtgacagcagaagaaaaaaaaaaaaaaaaaatacagaatgaaCTGATAAGTCTGAATAAACTTGCCCACTGTTACACCAATTTGATGCTTCTCCATAGCTGTAGTTGATGAGATCACATTTACGCTCAATGACTTTCACCATCTGCAAGAACATGAAAGAGCTCACATACAACCAATTCaaccaaaaagaaacaattataaacaaaacaaattaaaaatgatataaataccCCCCAAATAACAAAGGAAAGATGATGAAAAAGTTGGACTGAAAATGGTTGCTAAGATtacagatataaaattgaaacaGGCCATGTAATGTTTAAAATGCTGCATTATAATGCTATCAAAGAATACGAATCGTGGAGATGAGCTATAGGGTTCACAGTGGTCATGTGCTGATGTCCCTAATGATGCTGTCACTAAAGGTGAGATTGAATCCATCTTGTGATTATTTAGATTTACTTCAGGAATTTAAAACAGTGTCAAGTGCTAATAAAatggtaagaaaataaaaatcgaaTGTTTATTCCGAACTATGATAGCGTGGAaaagagggttgggggagggtaATTGGTgctttacaccgagccagcaactaaggctatatcatagcaaggcagccaggcctggaaacagatgcaacatgcagagagggaaagaaacaaaacaaaacaaaacaaaatctactAACCATGTTGCCAACAATTTTTAGCTGACAAGATTATGACAAGTACTCTATCTATAATTACAAATTTCAATATCAATTACCATCAATACTGTGAATTACTTACTTAAAAATTGGTCATTTACTTGTTAGCCATGAAGAATCAGTCCTAGCAGCTAGAACTGGTAGTGAAAAATATGGAGGATAAGCAGACTAGATGCCACAGGTCTGAGACTGTAAACACTTATTCCTACCTTCCACTCAAACTACAATTCCTCAGACAAAGCACACAAGAACCATGTAGAGGTGCTATGTCACAGGCATGATTTTTATATTAAGACTTACAGCACGAACGAGGGCAGATCCTGTCTCCATGGAGCCGAGGCGAGTGTCCCCGATCTTGATGCTTACAATCTGAGCTCCCGGTGCTATACCATTACGGTCTGGTTGTTCTGGAAAATTTCCAGCGGCAATGCATGCTACATGAGTTCCATGAGAACCTGTCAAGAAAACCAAAAACTGGTAAGCAAGCCATCTTTCAAAGAGAtcttgatttaatttttctttaaattcattaaatttttttattatgaataACTTGCTACAAGCTTGTGTTAAAATTAACTTCTGATATTGATGACATTACTAATGAACTTAATGTTGTTTTGCTCAACATCATTTCATTATAACAATGatgagaaacagaaaacaaaatatccatGTGGAGTTCGCATGTTTCCCTGGACCTGGACTGCTTTTCTCTAGCTACTCCAATTTGCGTGACCATAAATACACTGTAGGAAATTAACTGATGTTTACATGTATATTACTGCATGATAAAATTAATATCATTATATGCGCTTCACTAAAATCAATTTCCAAGAATATCTAAAAGATGTTAAGTGATGACTAAATGTATAATAAGCTAACAAGCAAACTCTCTCGTGGTTATTATGTTTCAGGCTACCAAGCAAAAATTTGCCAAgtgtgaaaaaatataacataacaggtaaaaaagaaaacccagcATTAATAAAACTTGTTATCTGTGATGcgtaaatattacaataattacaCTGGCTAAGGGTTGGTCTGTTATTCTGAAAAGGGCTGTAATAACAGTTCTCAAGCCTGCTCTAAAATTCCATATGCACTGATGTATTCAAGACCAACAATTTCTCCAGTAGATATGTTCTGAAAACTTCTAATCAGATTAAACTCACCAGCATTGGTGACAATCTCCAGAACATTCCCATCATCATAAATATTGACTGCATAATTCAGCATGTCTGCAGCACATACAAGAACAAGGATACTATATTATCATTTGCACACTCTACCATTAGATAAAATATGTCAAGAAGTTTCACgacaataaacatatataaaagaCCGGATACTCTGATCCACCCCCACGTGTGTTTTATGCTATGCATATAAAATTGGTTTGACTCTGGTCTTGGAGATATATTGATATACAAACATTCATTGTTACTATTTTGATAGACCAAGTAAAATTACTCAGGAATATCATGATAAAACCCACATAATGCAGCATGCTTTCCTTGAGTAGCTTAAGTTGCTGACTTGGCCTAAACAACAACAGGCCATTCGCTCATCCACCTCAGTCACGCATTTTAATAAAGACAACTCTGACCTGCTTCACTAAATCTAGCCCGCTGGTATTCTTCATGAAAGCTGGATAACAGTTTGCAGCTCTGAAGATCTCCACATTCACTGGTATCCACACATGCCCTAGTACAAAAAGACAGGGACATGTAGGagacaaataaatttatacaatttctaaaggaaataaaacaggATTACAAAATATCTGAATTATATAAAAAGATACCAAGTGGGGTGAAAAAGAAAGGTGATTTGGTATAATTCCAATAACTGACCTCCACGTATCTCCGTCATGAAAGACAAGACAGTCGTAGATTGGCCCACAGTCGTTGAACTTTTTGTCTAAAGTAGTCAGCAGGTCAACTCTCATTTGGAGCTCTTCTTTCAACAGTGCATCTTCCTGCTGAACAATATCTACTTGACAATAGTCACTTTTCCTACAATGCTTCCTCGTGATcctttcaaattaattttatcaACATTAGCTCACACATCATGCTGACAATAGAGTACTTGTAACtttgtgtgttattttgcaCAATATTTATAAGATCAAAGAAATTCATTGAGACTAATTCACAAATTCAAATCTGAAAGACCGGTGCAGCATGTGTTGGGGTTCAGACAATTGTATTCAATTTCAGCGTGCCTTAATAACACCACCACTGGCAAGTGCACTTCCTGCTTGTTTAATCTCCTTTCACTTGAAAACTTcatattactttaattttattaaaatgaggcaattttcattttcttaaaaaccaaatgaaaaaataaatgtgcttaCCAAATCTGCTGTATGATCACCACTTTCAAATTGGTCCAGCTTTCGACTTGCCTCGGCTAATGCTACACGATGTGGTGGATCCCACATTTCTTCACGGCgttcttttttaattctgtcaGTGAGCCCCTTTGGATACAAATCAAAGGCTGCCTTCAGCCCAATGTGGTATTTGCCTGAAGGATTCTTCCATGAATCAGGAATCTGCAATGAATCAGGAA encodes the following:
- the LOC112555061 gene encoding LOW QUALITY PROTEIN: tripeptidyl-peptidase 2-like (The sequence of the model RefSeq protein was modified relative to this genomic sequence to represent the inferred CDS: inserted 1 base in 1 codon; deleted 1 base in 1 codon), with amino-acid sequence MAQVAEEAFPVEGILPKKETGATCFLAKYPDYDGRGVTIAILDTGVDPEAPGLQVTSDGRPKVIDMVDVTGSGDVDTSTVVEAVDGEITGLSSRKLKIPDSWKNPSGKYHIGLKAAFDLYPKGLTDRIKKERREEMWDPPHRVALAEASRKLDQFESGDHTADLEDALLKEELQMRVDLLTTLDKKFNDCGPIYDCLVFHDGDTWRACVDTSECGDLQSCKLLSSFHEEYQRARFSEADMLNYAVNIYDDGNVLEIVTNAGSHGTHVACIAAGNFPEQPDRNGIAPGAQIVSIKIGDTRLGSMETGSALVRAMVKVIERKCDLINYSYGEASNWCNSGRVCEILSEVVTKHGVIFVSSAGNNGPALSTVGTPGGTTSAIIGVGAYVTPEMMAAEYSLREKLPAMHYTWSSRGPVSDGALGICISAPGGAIASVPNWTLRCSQLMNGTSMSSPNACGGIALILSALKARGVQYTPFCVRRGLENTAKFNENMDPFAMGRGILQVEKAFEHICQYANQQERNVHFSVTCQGNNRGIYLRELSQLQKPTETTINVEPMFGEKTPQEEKIAFSTQLILTCDKSWVKYPVHFELMNASRSFSIQVDPRGLPEGAHYTEICAYDVQCIDKGPLFRLPISVIIPTRIKDTVTYTLKFDNMTLCPGQIRRHFISVPDGASYAVVHLSSQDTEKSCRILLHALQLFPQTEYRSHEFEKLVTIGDRGDTTQAFSVIPNVTLELCVAKWWANLGESTLDYSITFSGCQLMGGSPVMQAPLGICRLDVFGSLKTEEIAPSISLRHLVQPLRPSSHKLRPLSDXRDELPSGRRIYALDLVYNFSISKAEEVIPDCCLLSNLLYESEYESQLWMLFDSNKQLLASGDAYPHKYVAKLEKGEYTIILQVRHEKREALERLREMTILLHHKLPQPLSLDIYSSWQNAAATKKIVSALTLTKGSVTPLFITTLPEDKVPKGTSAGWFLSGIMSLAKEEQVKKGSSVPFKYILAEAPLRSNCPKNGKAKKEKEEKQKEKEKTKEEEYTEALRDLKISWLSKLPLDHSLYDELKQQHRDHIPLILARLQALDSDKDRDKHLTKIVSLSEEVVQSTGIMDMLMYFGMKGDQRSNAALIKTEMEKKRGWVVEAYVKLGCALTDLWTSTDLDIECIVEGADTVSIQRIDQVLLEVQKFADLTDSKVLPFSIKHALVHKHYARAAKFLSKQMEEKSSRATELKLVEIFTKLGWYHCARFHQDWLSVKFPPGYRLF